The Odocoileus virginianus isolate 20LAN1187 ecotype Illinois chromosome 12, Ovbor_1.2, whole genome shotgun sequence genome has a segment encoding these proteins:
- the ZNF891 gene encoding zinc finger protein 891 — translation MAATDLSSIWALPAQDSACFCMRNTKGEKIVPGFPATWLQGPMSFKDVAVEFTQEEWMMLDSAQRSMYRDVMLENYINLTLVEYQLCKPVISLLGQEDIRTVKSRIPQDTCPDWEIQLKTKESTSNQNILGEASSGGMKIIRFTMDDWSCTLKEDWECSRIRKQHKIPEGILRQVTFTQKKTASQERFFDYHELEENSKLRSTLVFSRRVSTSKHCHKCYLNIECLKHNPILNNYENISVSERVCESHKYDRTLWHLERTQIAQKVYTYCKCDTHFKHHNMLPICNNFHMVENSYECSKNNIFCYHSSLEQQEQTPTEEKHECNQCGKTFKRISNLILHKRSHMSEKQYECKECGKVFNDSSTLRRHVRTHTGEKPYECNQCGKAFSQKTSLKVHVRTHTGEKPYECNHCGKSFGTSSYLIVHKRIHSGEKRYECDDCGKAFNTSSHLKVHKKIHTGENLYECTDCGKVFSGLSSLRMHVRTHTGEKPYECKECRKTFSVSSSLRRHVRTHTGEKPYECIQCGKTFSQSSSLIIHKRIHTGRETL, via the coding sequence ATGGCAGCCACTGACTTGTCCTCAATATGGGCTCTGCCTGCACAGGACTCTGCCTGTTTCTGTATGAGAAATACTAAGGGGGAAAAGATAGTGCCAGGATTCCCAGCAACTTGGTTACAGGGACCAATGTCTTTTAAAGATGTGGCTGTGGAGTTCACCCAGGAGGAGTGGATGATGCTGGACTCTGCCCAACGAAGTATGTACAGAGATGTGATGTTGGAAAACTATATAAATCTCACCTTAGTGGAATATCAATTATGCAAGCCTGTGATCTCCctgttgggtcaggaagacataAGAACTGTGAAAAGCAGAATTCCCCAAGACACCTGTCCAGACTGGGAGATTCAATTGAAAACTAAAGAGTCAACTTCTAATCAGAATATTTTGGGTGAAGCATCATCTGGTGGCATGAAAATAATAAGATTCACAATGGATGATTGGTCTTGTACATTAAAAGAAGACTGGGAATGCAGTAGAATCAGAAAACAGCACAAGATCCCAGAGGGAATTTTGAGGCAAGTGACATTTACTCAAAAGAAAACAGCATCTCAGGAGAGATTCTTTGACTATCATGAATTAGAGGAAAACTCTAAACTTAGATCAACACTTGTTTTTTCAAGGAGAGTTTCCACCAGTAAACATTGCCATAAATGTTACTTAAATATTGAGTGTTTGAAGCATAATCCAATCCTAAACAATTATGAAAATATCTCTGTAAGTGAGAGAGTCTGTGAAAGTCACAAATATGACAGAACTCTGTGGCATCTTGAAAGAACTCAGATAGCACAGAAAGTATACACATATTGCAAATGTGATACACACTTCAAACATCATAATATGCTTCCTATATGCAACAATTTTCACATGGTGGAGAATTCCTATGAATGTagtaaaaacaatatattttgttATCATTCATCCCTTGAACAACAGGAGCAAACTCCCACTGAAGAGAAACATGAATGTAATCAGTGTGGAAAAACTTTCAAAAGGATTTCTAATCTTATTTTGCACAAGAGAAGTCACATGAGTGAGAAACAATatgaatgtaaagaatgtgggaaaGTCTTCAATGATTCCTCAACCCTAAGGAGACATGTAAGAACTCACACTGGGGAGAAACCTTACGAATGTAATCAGTGTGGAAAAGCTTTCAGTCAAAAAACATCTCTTAAGGTTCATGTGAgaactcacactggagagaagccttatGAGTGTAATCATTGTGGAAAATCCTTTGGCACAAGTTCTTACCTTATAGTGCACAAGAGAATACACAGTGGGGAGAAACGCTATGAATGTGATGACTGTGGAAAAGCCTTCAACACAAGCTCTCACCTTAAAGTTCACAAGAAAATACACACTGGAGAGAATCTTTATGAATGCACTGACTGTGGGAAGGTTTTTAGTGGTCTCTCATCTCTTAGAATGCATGTGAGAACTCATACAGGGGAGAAACCCTACGAATGTAAGGAATGTAGGAAAACCTTCAGTGTTTCCTCTTCTCTTAGAAGACATGTGAgaactcacactggagagaaaccctatgaatgtattCAGTGTGGAAAAACCTTCAGTCAGAGTTCTTCACTTATTATACATAAAAGAATTCATACTGGAAGAGAAACCCTGTAA